In one window of Cryomorphaceae bacterium DNA:
- a CDS encoding NifU family protein, translating into MSLTEEKVLRALAQIRPFLEKDGGDISLVEITPEMVVRVKLHGACETCTMSNMTLRAGVEENIRNLAPEVVRVEAVETV; encoded by the coding sequence ATGAGCCTCACCGAAGAAAAAGTGCTTCGCGCCCTAGCGCAGATCCGGCCGTTTCTCGAAAAAGATGGCGGTGATATCTCTTTGGTTGAGATTACCCCCGAAATGGTGGTGCGCGTGAAGCTGCACGGCGCCTGTGAAACCTGTACCATGAGCAATATGACCCTGCGCGCCGGGGTGGAGGAAAACATCCGCAACCTCGCCCCTGAAGTGGTAAGGGTTGAGGCGGTGGAAACGGTGTGA
- a CDS encoding phenylalanine--tRNA ligase subunit beta, translating to LVNMLEAVTLNRNHKNPDLQLFEFGQVYHREGDKTRESFNLALVMTGRRFPESWNNPGDEVSYFELRNMLDMFFQRLGLAQRCRFTHEPADYLAEGQSVLLDGQNLGYIGRVKGDICARFDIDQAVFFAELNWSMLLSKVGDGKVKVQPIPKFPVVRRDFSLLLDTAITFEQIEQLARKTEKKLLRAVELFDVYEGKNLPEGKKSYAVRFLLRSDERTLTDEIVDGIMERIRMGLENELGASLR from the coding sequence TGCTGGTGAACATGCTTGAAGCGGTGACTTTGAATCGAAATCACAAAAACCCCGACCTGCAACTGTTTGAGTTTGGGCAGGTGTACCACCGGGAGGGCGACAAAACCCGCGAGTCGTTTAACCTCGCGCTGGTGATGACCGGAAGACGTTTTCCTGAGAGCTGGAATAACCCGGGCGATGAGGTGAGCTACTTTGAGCTGCGAAACATGCTCGACATGTTCTTTCAGCGACTGGGATTGGCACAGCGCTGCCGTTTTACCCACGAGCCTGCCGATTACCTGGCCGAAGGTCAATCCGTGCTTCTCGATGGGCAAAACCTTGGGTATATCGGGCGGGTGAAGGGCGACATCTGTGCGCGATTCGATATTGATCAAGCGGTGTTTTTTGCTGAACTCAACTGGTCTATGCTTCTGTCAAAAGTGGGTGATGGCAAGGTGAAAGTTCAGCCCATCCCGAAATTCCCCGTTGTGCGTCGCGATTTCTCCTTGTTGCTGGATACGGCCATTACCTTTGAGCAGATTGAGCAATTGGCCCGCAAAACCGAGAAAAAGCTGCTGCGCGCAGTAGAGCTTTTTGATGTGTACGAGGGCAAAAACCTGCCCGAAGGGAAAAAATCCTATGCCGTGCGCTTCCTTCTGCGGAGCGATGAGCGAACCCTTACCGATGAAATTGTAGACGGTATCATGGAGCGCATCCGCATGGGATTGGAAAATGAACTCGGGGCCAGCCTCCGCTAA
- a CDS encoding iron-sulfur cluster carrier protein ApbC → MEVTRENLLNALSKVLEPDLKKDIVELNLVKDISVDGNKVSFTVMVNNPAMHSRKRMEEACAFAVQRAFGKEVVAAVRAEALPVNRDAALRKVLPGVTNIIAVASGKGGVGKSTITSNLAVGLAARGYKVGLIDADIYGPSMPLMLDVQHERPRTIEKDGKTYIAPIETYGVKVLSIGFFAEINQAIVWRGPMATKALNQMINDVWWGDLDFMILDLPPGTGDVHLTLVSGLPLSGAVIVSTPQEVALADARKGVDMFQLDSIKVPVLGIVENMAYFIPPDMPDRKYYIFGQGGARALAEDMGLPFLGEIPLVQSIREAGDVGRPAVLQENTPVATAFDAFIDQFMVQLEHRNKHLEPTLLVQDKFTPQ, encoded by the coding sequence ATGGAAGTAACCCGTGAAAATCTGCTGAACGCACTCTCCAAAGTGCTTGAGCCCGACCTCAAGAAAGACATTGTGGAGCTGAATCTCGTAAAGGACATTTCCGTTGACGGAAACAAGGTGTCCTTTACCGTTATGGTGAACAACCCCGCCATGCACAGCCGCAAGCGCATGGAAGAAGCCTGTGCTTTTGCCGTGCAGCGCGCATTCGGAAAGGAAGTGGTGGCAGCGGTCCGGGCGGAGGCGCTCCCTGTAAACCGCGACGCGGCATTGCGCAAGGTGCTGCCGGGTGTAACGAACATCATAGCGGTGGCCTCGGGCAAAGGGGGTGTAGGGAAATCTACCATTACCTCCAACCTGGCGGTGGGCCTTGCAGCCCGAGGGTACAAGGTGGGTTTGATTGACGCTGATATCTACGGACCCTCCATGCCCCTGATGCTCGACGTGCAGCACGAACGTCCGCGAACCATCGAAAAAGACGGAAAAACCTATATCGCCCCCATCGAAACCTACGGAGTGAAGGTGCTGTCTATCGGGTTTTTCGCTGAAATCAACCAGGCCATTGTATGGCGGGGCCCCATGGCTACCAAGGCACTCAACCAGATGATTAACGATGTGTGGTGGGGTGATCTGGATTTTATGATTCTCGACCTGCCTCCCGGAACCGGTGATGTGCACCTTACGCTGGTGTCGGGCTTGCCGCTGTCGGGAGCTGTGATTGTGAGTACGCCGCAGGAAGTGGCGCTGGCCGATGCGCGCAAAGGAGTGGATATGTTTCAACTCGACTCCATCAAGGTGCCTGTGCTGGGAATCGTTGAGAACATGGCTTACTTTATACCGCCCGATATGCCCGATAGGAAGTATTACATCTTTGGTCAGGGGGGTGCGCGTGCACTTGCCGAGGACATGGGTCTGCCATTTTTGGGGGAGATTCCGTTGGTGCAGAGCATCCGCGAGGCCGGTGATGTGGGTCGCCCGGCAGTACTGCAGGAGAACACGCCCGTAGCCACTGCATTTGATGCCTTCATCGACCAGTTTATGGTACAGCTTGAACACCGCAACAAACACCTGGAGCCCACATTGCTGGTTCAGGATAAATTTACACCACAATGA
- a CDS encoding MGMT family protein has product MKSPSHNDFFEQVYAVVRLIPHGRVTSYGAIAKYLGAARSSRMVGWAMNASHSMPDVPAHRVVNRLGLLTGKMHFSTPYEMQERLEQEGVEVKNDQVQQFDRKFWDPQRELEL; this is encoded by the coding sequence GTGAAAAGCCCGTCGCACAACGATTTCTTTGAACAAGTCTATGCTGTGGTGCGTTTAATTCCGCACGGTCGTGTTACGAGTTACGGAGCCATTGCAAAGTACCTCGGTGCAGCGCGCTCAAGCAGAATGGTAGGCTGGGCCATGAATGCCTCGCACAGCATGCCCGATGTGCCGGCGCACCGCGTAGTAAACCGCCTGGGCCTCCTTACCGGCAAAATGCACTTCAGCACGCCCTACGAAATGCAGGAACGACTGGAGCAGGAGGGGGTTGAGGTGAAAAACGACCAGGTGCAGCAATTTGACCGTAAATTCTGGGACCCGCAACGCGAACTGGAGCTGTAA
- the trmB gene encoding tRNA (guanosine(46)-N7)-methyltransferase TrmB yields the protein MGKRKLQHFAENKTFRHVIEPTSDEMLNDRFALKGKWGEEFFGNTHPIVLELGCGKGEYSVGMGRRYPEKNFIGVDIKGARIWRGAKTVQEDAIPNVAFLRTRIDFITSAFGPEEVSEIWLTFSDPMIGQSENRRLTSRIFVERYLKILRPGGVIHLKSDSDFLTEYTLEQTEEHGYRLLEVSRDVYGEMERFNPELQQLLNIRTHYEKKWLAEGKKINYCAFVP from the coding sequence ATGGGTAAACGAAAACTTCAGCATTTTGCCGAGAACAAAACCTTTCGGCACGTAATAGAACCCACGTCGGATGAAATGCTCAACGACCGTTTTGCATTGAAAGGCAAGTGGGGTGAGGAGTTTTTTGGCAACACACATCCCATTGTACTCGAGCTGGGTTGCGGCAAAGGCGAGTACAGCGTGGGCATGGGGCGCAGGTACCCCGAAAAGAACTTTATCGGTGTGGATATCAAAGGCGCCCGCATCTGGAGAGGAGCCAAAACTGTGCAGGAAGATGCCATTCCGAATGTGGCCTTTTTGCGCACCCGCATTGATTTTATCACTTCGGCCTTTGGTCCGGAGGAGGTTTCGGAAATCTGGCTCACCTTTTCCGACCCGATGATCGGACAAAGTGAAAACCGCAGACTCACCTCGCGCATATTTGTGGAGCGCTATCTGAAAATTCTCCGTCCGGGAGGAGTGATTCATCTCAAGAGCGATTCAGACTTTCTCACCGAATACACGCTTGAGCAAACAGAGGAGCACGGTTATCGCCTGCTCGAAGTTTCGCGCGATGTGTACGGCGAAATGGAGCGCTTCAACCCCGAACTTCAGCAACTGCTCAACATCCGCACCCACTACGAAAAGAAGTGGCTGGCCGAGGGAAAGAAAATTAACTACTGCGCCTTTGTACCGTGA